One Carya illinoinensis cultivar Pawnee chromosome 5, C.illinoinensisPawnee_v1, whole genome shotgun sequence genomic window, gaaagccattgaactcaaacgtcgattactattgtcacaaaaattattcaagtgtttatgaatggcaataagctcctggacataattatttgatgtgacatatagtgtaccagaaatgcgcaatgtaacaccataaaatatttgaagaaacttcgaaaagtttcttatggtctcccaatcatccggcccaggagctcctagaccctttctcccatgtccatcctcagacaaataaactcgtgagtagggatcttcatcaagcaaaagttggaaggctttttgatacttctcagccacgtccaacataagaaaagtcgaattccatctagtaggcacgtcaagagtcaaaaaactagagcattgaacttttgatctatcaacacaagacttgaaagtggcaagtctttggggagaagacttcacatacttaatcagatttcggacccttacaattgagtcatcaacatctttcaaaccttcactcacaataaggtttaagatgtgtgccgtacacctcatgtgaataaactcgTGATTTGCTATACAATCCGCACTTCCTATTTCccttgttctcaaccaatcaatagcagagtcgttagaggtagcattatccactgtaattgtgaggattttgtcaatgccccaatcaagcatacactcctccaactccctcccaatcgttgcccccttatggtcgctaatccgaacaaatgaaatgatccgcttatgcaacttccaattattatcaataaagtgagcggtcacacacatgtaattaatattttggatagaagtccaagtgtcggtggttaggcatactctttgtttggtggtcaaaaacattttcttcaagctatccttctctctcaagaataccctcatacagtcacgcattacggtaaatcgagaaggaataggaaaccttggatcaagggctttaacaaattcccgaaacccttctccctcaacacatctaaatggtagctcatccactatcaccatcctagcaagggcagctcgtatttttttctcattatatttggccatccctaaggttttctccccttcccctccttcacttcttgcttccgggaccaagaatgtttgactcttatccaatttactcttacggtttttggggcaaagttggatgtgtgttttcatggccgaagtgccttgccttttgggatggcatttccattgcctatgacaatgattacaagtagctataggctcttcgggatcacaatcgggcactcttgtgaagtgggaccatacctcagacctattcttaatatttctactaccaggtggagggcgaggggtagaatgaaaggcactaggagtacctactgaagagcctattggtccgctagactcatcaactattggaatgagaatatcaatcggttgttctggggctggaatgccaggacaagatgcacctgtggatgtaggagtgtttgtgccttccatatccattatttaataactagaactgtagagcacaacaaataagataaacataaagaaaataaattcatgaactaatgtaaagattactcaagtaacttatatcatatacatatatacttatatagtagtaatgagaaaaaatgtcctaggaatctataaatgtggttgcatcgctcgaccctcgctcgacacttcgctcgagcgaattcaggcagagtgtgccgctcgaccctcgctcgacactgagctcgagcgaattcaggcagagtgtgccgctcaaccctcgctcgacactgagctcgagcgatttcaggcagagtgtgccgctcgaccctcgctcgacacttcgctcaaGCGAtttcaggcagagtgtgccgctcgaccctcgctcgacactgagctcgagcgaattcaggcagagtgtgccgctcaaccctcgctcgacactgagctcgagcgaattcaggcagagtgtgccgctcgaccctcgctcgacacttcgctcgagcgaactcagtgcTTACTGGGTTAAAAGCTTCTGCGAATCTGCTTAAACCCATGACCCCCATCCATCTCTCATGAAGAAAACCCATGGCCTTTCATAAATAGCACACAACAatcctaaaatccacaactatccaacgattccagcacacaaacaaacctaatatccacaactatttcgaaaatgaacaaaaataatgcaaaaatagttaagatatacaaattatagagagagaaagagagagagagaggcacctcgGTTTTGCAAAGAATGGGCTTTCAGAGGAGTGACGGAGGTCGGAGGGGCGACGGCACGGCACCGGTTCAGATGAGAGGTGAGGCACTGAGGAGTGAGGAAGAAAATGACTTGTGAAGGCAGTGGGCACTAAACTGTCTAAACACTGAAAGTCtaaagggggaggggagggaatcggggggggggggggggggaaatgaaaagtgaaaaccctaatgggttaggctgaaacggcgccgtttcagcctaacccattagggttttccacttttcacttttaaaaaattgaaaaaaaaaaagttaaaatacaaattattaatttagtaaaaataaattaataagttagtaaaaatatatttaagttagtaaaaatgtatactaataaatatattatatattagtaatatactaatactaatactattagtctattaatatatagtaaattagtaatatttattaacttatttactatagtctaataactagatagtctagatgtaataactactaactagtaactaataatatgtccataacactagttacactagtactaatagataataacttaaagatatatatttaatatatataataacttaaagttataactaataactagtatattactaatttactataagtatataagtataactatatatatatatatattatataagtatagttaattagtaagttaatatataactatatatattatagtatataagtataactatatatatatatatatactataagtatagttaattagtaagttaatatataactatatatatatatattatataagtatagttaattagtaagttaatatataactatatatattatagtatataagtataactatatatatatatatactataagtatagttaattagtaagttaatatataactatatatattatagtatataagtataactatatatatatatatatatatatatatatattatataagtatagttaattagtaagttaatatataactatatatattatattatataagtactcctccaatatattatataaatatagttaattagtaagttaatatataactatatatattctagtatataagtactcctccaatatagtatagttaattactaagttaatatataactatatatattatattatataagtataactatatatattatataaatatagttaattagtaagttaatatataactatatatattatattatataagtataactatatatattatataagtatagttagtTAATTACtatacatagtatagtaactatatactatacaagcccttaatatatatagtatatatataactatatattatatattgacttatagtaaactagtaatgtaaaatataaaataagctatagtaacttatatagtaacttatagtaaattagtaatgtaaattaactatataaggtatagtaacttatatagtaacttatagtaaattagtaatgtaaattaactatataaggtatggtaacttatatagtaactatattaacttatagtaacttatagtaacttatagtaaattagtaatgtaaattaactatataaggtatagtaattagtaacttatagtgtaactaataactatattaacttatagtatcttactaacttatagtaaattagtaatgtaaattaacttatagtaactatattaacttatattattcattataatgtttatagattattatttattagatgttaatatattattgataacaaatatttttataaaatatgcacaatatcggagtcggagtcggagtagaagtcggagtcggagtcgaattggaagtcggagtcggagtcggagtcggattggaagtcggagtcggagtcggagtcggagtcggagtcggagtcggagtcggagtcgggacacctctgcctccgactccgactccgactctgacttccagggggaaaaaaactccgactccgactccgacaagtcggagtcggagcggagtcggagcggagccggatcggagtcggagtcgaagtcggattttcggatttctgctcagccctactcGCTCGTTCTCTTCGTCTCTGTAACATCCTCGTTGGCTGACCAAATGAAGAGATTgcctaaaatttaaataatatatattaaaagatttttatattaggttaaatatatttaaactaatttaaatttcagTTACCGTACTTGATTTAAGAtagataattattatttattcatcaaatattaaaatattaattttttattctaaataaataaattaaattaattagaatataattaacatttaacatttagaatataattattattaatatttaattcgtagaactacaaaatgtgataaaataaattaaataaaaaaaatattaatttaataatattttattattatatagaaaataaatgactAATTCAATatggagattgaatttaaatataatatacaaatataaagAAGTGTTGATATTAACTAAATTTGAAGATAAATTTGACCAAACCAATGATAATACTTTAAAGTGGCTGTTTATGTTATTCAAGCGATGCATGTAGGATGGAGAAATTGTGGCTATGTATGCATGCTAATTTAAGTctcgtttggataatgagatgagatagaatgatttataaatagtagtcaAATACtttaagttaatttattttaagaggttttgaaaaattagataatttaagttgaataaaaatattataaagttaaaatattattaaaatattatttttattttgagatttgaaaaagttgaattgatgtttatattttgtttgaaagtttgaaaaaattgtaatgattatatggaaaaattaaaaatttgaaaatttaaaattgaaaagtagtTGTATTTGCGATGTTTGGATATGGACATGAGATGGaattagatgaaatgatttgagaGGATTTTGCTATCCAAACTAGActttaatgttttaaatttttttttaagaaaataaaaataaagatcgaCTCTAGCTTTCCAAGAGAAAGCTGAAGCATGATTGACATCCATACTCCAACTTGAGAACAATGGTGTTTATTGTCCAacgaaggagaaaaaaaaaaaaaaacatacaatcTCACCAATGGCCAATTCTTCAACATGATATTTAAGAAAGTTCATAGcatgcatatattatatatatatatatatatatatatatatatgtcatcaGGTACATCCGATAAAAAAGGGATTGTTTCACCTCAGCTAATTattatcacacacacactctccaTCTCTTCTTCCAACCATCAATTTCAACTCCTTTAACTACTCCTTTTTGATATCCACTATATGCAATAAAAGCATGAAGTCTTAAGTTCACATGTCAAACTAACCACAGAAAAAGGATGGTGGGAAACCAAAACAAGTGGCTTTTTGCACAGATGGGAATTAAGAATCCACTAAATTTTAGCGGACCACATTATAAGTAACTGGAATATTATCCCTAGTACATATTATAATGCTAATGCTAAAAGTCGACGGACATGGGAACAGTCCAGTATTGGTGGCAACCTTGCTATTTCGTGTACAAACAATGGGTTAATATGTATATGGGATCTAAGATTGGAGTCTACATATACCTCCCACCACAAACCAAATTAACATTGGCACTCGCACCAATTCCTAAGAAACCCAGACCAAGAGAATCATGACAACCCAACCGCCAAGGTTTCTGTTCCTCTCCCTCTGCTTAGCAACAGTGCTCTTCGGGCTGCGGCCAATTCCAGCCGTCGGTGACGCCGTGCCCGTAACCACAACCAACGCCACGGATTTCATCCGCAACAGCTGCGGAACAACCTTGTACCCGGACCTGTGCTACACCTCGCTCTCCCGCTATGCCAATGCCATACAGCAAAACCCGGCCCAGCTGGCCAAAGTCGCCATAGGCGTGAGCCTCGCCAAGGCCCGGCGCATTGCCTCCTACGTCTCCAACGTCTCCCGCCATGCCGACTACGGCGCCGACCCGCTAACTGCTTCCGTCCTCCAAGATTGCTTCACCAACTTCGGCGACGCCGTGGACGAGATCCACGATTCGCTGCAGCAGATGCGGCAGATGGTCGCCGCCGGAGCGGAGTCGTTCAGGTTCCAGATGGGCAACGTGCAGACGTGGATGAGCGCGGCGCTGACGGACGAGGAAACGTGCACGGACGGGTTCGAGGGCGTCAAGGATGGTCCGGTGAAGACGGACATGTGCGATCGGGTGGCGAAGGTGAAGAAGTTCACGAGCAACGCGCTTGCTTTGGTGAACAGTTATGTCGCCAAGGGGATCCCTTGATGCATCAGCCATGTAGATAGAATATTACTGTGAAATTAATCTTGTTTTACGTTGGAGTGAGCTAGCGAAAGCTATTATGTGCATATTTGGGGTTTTGATTTTTGATCTGTATTGCCCCTCGATAAGATTTCTTTTAGAATACTTTCTATTATCCGAAGAGAtagatcccatattaatttataggtTTTATTGTATTAAATACAATAAGAACCATATATGGTATCTATTTCTATCCGacatagaaaatattttaataaaaaaatgattgaaagaaAGATCAGGGGAagcatttgtttttatttccaTTTGTATGAATGTTTTAGCTCAAACTCAAAGTAGGTGTCCAACGTCTCTAATATCCATGATCTCAGCTTTCTCCATCTTGTGTGCATGACCATATATACCAGACCGATCGACTCTCAAT contains:
- the LOC122308882 gene encoding 21 kDa protein-like — encoded protein: MTTQPPRFLFLSLCLATVLFGLRPIPAVGDAVPVTTTNATDFIRNSCGTTLYPDLCYTSLSRYANAIQQNPAQLAKVAIGVSLAKARRIASYVSNVSRHADYGADPLTASVLQDCFTNFGDAVDEIHDSLQQMRQMVAAGAESFRFQMGNVQTWMSAALTDEETCTDGFEGVKDGPVKTDMCDRVAKVKKFTSNALALVNSYVAKGIP